One region of Eupeodes corollae chromosome 1, idEupCoro1.1, whole genome shotgun sequence genomic DNA includes:
- the LOC129945636 gene encoding uncharacterized protein LOC129945636 — MDTNYSKAYFWTDSTIVLHWISTHSSKLNTFVGNRVAEIQDTTKEVVWRHVPTHDNPADVVSRGCTVDEIRNSIWIEGPSFLAKAEEEWPSTAEIALSPEEVSLEKRKTALSCQQLKPNYYLDLIERVSSYTKLIRIFAYVNRYLNLRVWRMLFPSEYLTAYELENSLKIIVYLIQKKYFSQEIAAINANKSLKGSIKSLSPFIEDEELRGIRLLRVGGRLKHANIPEESKHPLLLPKDCNFTKTLVRHLHHLNYHAGPKALVALSRQTFWIVNVREVARWVVRKCPHCARYRPKLFEQVMGDLPAARLTQSRPFLCCGVDFCGPIYTYYKIRGKVPYKTYVAVFVCFSSKAVHLEAVSDLSADAFIAALKRMIGRRGLPKTIHCDNATNFVGAQSKLKELRDMLFKRSIQENIINFCSNASINFHFIPPRAPNFGGIWEAAVKTAKGHLYRSLGGAKLNFEELTTALVEISRP; from the coding sequence atggaTACAAACTACTCGAAGGCGTACTTTTGGACTGATTCGACAATCGTGTTGCATTGGATTTCTACCCATTCGTCGAAATTAAACACGTTTGTTGGAAATCGAGTAGCGGAAATCCAGGATACGACAAAAGAGGTGGTTTGGAGACATGTTCCAACACACGACAATCCTGCAGATGTAGTTTCGCGAGGATGCACGGTAGATGAAATAAGAAATTCCATTTGGATTGAGGGTCCATCATTTCTGGCCAAAGCAGAAGAAGAATGGCCATCCACAGCAGAAATCGCTCTTTCTCCAGAAGAAGTTTCattagagaaaagaaaaacagcgCTGAGCTGTCAACAGCTCAAACCAAACTATTATCTCGATCTGATAGAAAGAGTAAGCTCGTATACAAAACTTATACGAATCTTCGCATACGTCAATAGATATCTCAATCTTCGAGTATGGAGAATGCTATTTCCAAGTGAATACCTGACAGCTTACGAGCTAGAAAACTCGCTTAAAATTAtcgtttatttaatacaaaagaagtatttttcgCAAGAAATTGCAGCAATCAATGCAAATAAATCACTAAAAGGTTCTATTAAATCCTTAAGTCCGTTCATCGAGGATGAAGAGTTAAGGGGGATTCGTTTGTTAAGAGTCGGAGGCCGATTAAAGCATGCGAATATCCCAGAGGAAAGCAAACATCCACTTTTACTGCCAAAGGATTGCAATTTCACCAAAACTCTCGTCAGACATCTTCATCACTTAAATTACCATGCTGGTCCAAAGGCTCTTGTTGCTTTGTCGAGACAAACCTTTTGGATTGTTAATGTTCGTGAGGTAGCACGATGGGTCGTCCGAAAGTGCCCACACTGTGCCAGGTACAGGCCAAAACTATTCGAGCAGGTAATGGGAGATTTGCCTGCAGCTAGATTAACCCAATCTCGCCCATTTTTATGTTGCGGGGTGGACTTTTGTGGTCCAATATACACTTATTACAAAATTCGTGGCAAGGTGCCATACAAAACATATGTGGCtgtctttgtttgtttttcgtcAAAAGCAGTCCATTTAGAAGCTGTGTCTGACCTTTCAGCTGATGCCTTTATAGCTGCCTTAAAAAGGATGATAGGTCGTAGAGGTCTCCCTAAAACCATTCATTGTGACAATGCCACAAATTTTGTTGGCGCGCagtcaaaattaaaagaactgcGCGATATGTTGTTCAAACGTTCTAttcaagaaaatattataaatttctgTTCTAATGCTTCCATAAACTTTCATTTTATACCCCCCAGGGCACCTAATTTCGGTGGAATTTGGGAAGCGGCCGTAAAAACAGCAAAAGGCCATCTTTATCGCAGTCTCGGCGGTGCAAAACTGAACTTTGAAGAGCTGACAACGGCACTGGTAGAGATCTCGAGGCCATAA
- the LOC129945647 gene encoding uncharacterized protein LOC129945647 — protein sequence MTEPTLDELKQQRASTRGSITRIKNIVESSSNVLTATELECRLGILESYFKQILVYQTKIEVLVPNDTSRGEIEDLYITAKTKILSLLGTNRRSSVADMTLGIPHSTSHLPKQRLPRFSGKYSDYKNFINSFNNLVENDSSLTKIEKFNYLLSCLTDQALGTVKAYQVTEDNYSKALQSLKDRYDNDCLIFLEYISQLIELPKVSKASSVSLRSLVDDISALFSSLLSIGSYENICNAIIIHIAISKVDQDTQSKWDEQLDYRKLPEWKECASVLNKRCQFLEARDSKQSRSDSTLKPAIKSRPTFVNHHRPQTSLAVSQRSCTHCGDKTHLITSCKTFLELSVMDRFWKSKKLGLCLNCLVKGHNVSRCPSHFKCQVCKQPHHSLLHRNKTDPVIVGTDAQQHTPQPTSSAAVHSALERERIPEGQVILATALVLVKDASGGFQLGRALLDSGSQVNFINEKFANSLGLQKDKKVVDIIGIGTTETKTKHQTQTTIRSRYSNFEITLEFLVAPSITGYQPEAALNVSNWNLPLNSELADESFNQPSQIDLLLGAEAFFELLESGQVKLGNGLPSLQKTALGWIVSGRYRTELNNKRKSCFINSKEDSLHRYVEKFFELEEIQDLKCKWSEEQTECEYHFRNTVEVLPSGRLMVQLPLKKDPSCVGTSYDIAFRRFLSLERRLSKNTALKTQYVDFMKEYESLGHMSLVSNPNLEQTHYYLPHQCVVRPDSVSTKLRVVFDASCRTSSQISLNGILMVGPTIQDELLITLIRFRLYRYALTADIVKMYRQVLVHPSHRSLQYILWRENPQTPIKTYQLNTITYGTSSAPFLAIRCLKFLADTNQDRFSLGASCLRTDFYVDDMLTGADDLETLTRKRNEVVAILNSAGLELSKWNSNHCSLIQEATRKEFKLTESNLTSTLGIAWNPSTDQFSFSYKPNQTYTRYTKRSILSLASSLFDPMGLLSPIIIRAKIVLQQLWIEKLDWDDSIPEAIEAEWRQFINDLHSLQNLNTRQ from the exons atgactgAACCAACTCTCGATGAATTGAAACAACAACGTGCTTCAACCAGGGGAAGCATTACCCGTATTAAAAATATCGTGGAATCCAGTTCAAACGTCTTAACTGCAACTGAACTGGAGTGCCGCCTTGGGATTTTAGAATcctatttcaaacaaattttggtttatcaaacaaaaattgaagttttagtTCCTAATGACACTAGCAGAGGCGAAATAGAAGATTtatatatcacagcaaaaacaaaaattctttcacTTTTGGGAACAAATAGGCGGAGTAGTGTTGCAGATATGACTTTAGGTATTCCACATTCAACTAGCCATCTTCCGAAACAACGTTTACCAAGGTTCAGTGGGAAATATTCGGATTACAAGAactttataaattcttttaacaATCTTGTAGAAAACGATtcaagtttaacaaaaattgagaaatttaattatttgttgtcGTGTCTGACCGATCAAGCTCTTGGTACGGTTAAGGCCTATCAAGTTACAGAAGATAATTATTCGAAAGCGCTTCAAAGTTTAAAGGATCGTTATGATAATGACTGTCTGATCTTCTTAGAATACATTTCGCAACTTATTGAATTACCAAAGGTTTCAAAGGCTTCTTCAGTTTCGTTACGGAGTTTAGTGGACGATATTTCTGCACTATTCAGTTCCTTGCTTTCGATAGGTTCATACGAAAATATATGCAATGCAATTATAATCCACATTGCCATATCAAAGGTGGACCAAGACACACAGTCTAAATGGGATGAGCAACTTGACTACAGGAAGTTGCCTGAATGGAAGGAATGTGCAAGCGTGCTCAACAAACGGTGTCAGTTCCTGGAGGCTAGAGATAGTAAACAAAGTCGTTCGGATTCAACTTTAAAACCAGCCATCAAATCAAGGCCAACTTTCGTGAACCATCATCGACCTCAAACTTCGCTAGCTGTTAGCCAACGATCCTGCACTCATTGCGGAGACAAGACCCATTTGATTACAAGTTGTAAAACTTTTCTCGAGCTGTCGGTCATGGATCGCTTTTGGAAATCCAAAAAATTAGGTCTATGTTTGAATTGCTTAGTTAAAGGGCATAATGTTTCTAGGTGTCCATCGCATTTTAAGTGCCAAGTTTGTAAACAACCACATCATAGTCTTTTACATAGAAATAAAACAGATCCTGTTATTGTTGGTACTGATGCTCAACAACACACACCTCAGCCAACTTCGTCAGCTGCAGTGCACTCGGCACTGGAAAGGGAGCGTATTCCTGAAGGGCAAGTCATACTGGCAACTGCTTTAGTTCTCGTAAAAGATGCATCAGGAGGTTTTCAGTTGGGTAGGGCTCTACTTGATTCAGGTTCTCaggtaaattttataaatgagaAATTCGCTAACTCACTTGGACTACAAAAGGACAAAAAGGTAGTGGACATCATAGGAATTGGtacaacagaaacaaaaacaaaacatcaaacaCAAACTACAATTCGCTCAAGAtattccaattttgaaataactcTTGAATTTTTAGTCGCCCCATCAATCACTGGATATCAGCCTGAAGCAGCGCTTAATGTTAGCAATTGGAATCTTCCGCTGAACTCAGAGCTTGCCGATGAGAGTTTTAATCAACCTAGTCAAATAGATTTGTTGTTAGGGGCAGAAGCATTTTTTGAATTACTCGAATCAGGTCAAGTTAAACTGGGCAACGGACTGCCGTCATTGCAAAAAACAGCTCTAGGATGGATTGTATCGGGAAGATACAGGACAGAACTCAACAACAAGAGAAAATCATGCTTCATCAATTCAAAAGAAGATTCACTTCATAGATACgttgaaaaattctttgaacTAGAAGAGATTCAGGATCTTAAATGCAAATGGTCTGAGGAGCAAACTGAATGTGAATATCATTTCAGAAATACTGTGGAGGTTCTTCCAAGTGGTCGTCTTATGGTTCAACTGCCTTTGAAGAAAGATCCTTCTTGTGTTGGAACTTCTTATGACATCGCATTTCGAAGGTTTTTATCTCTTGAGCGCAGATTATCTAAAAATACAGCTTTGAAAACACAATATGTCGACTTCATGAAAGAATATGAGTCTTTAGGTCATATGTCGCTGGTATCCAATCCAAATCTTGAACAAACTCATTATTATTTGCCACATCAATGTGTAGTACGTCCTGATAGCGTGTCTACAAAATTACGCGTAGTTTTCGACGCGTCTTGTCGCACTTCTTCGCAAATTTCCTTAAACGGAATTCTCATGGTCGGTCCTACAATACAGGATGAACTTCTCATCACATTAATTCGTTTTCGATTATACAGATATGCCTTGACTGCAGACATAGTCAAAATGTATCGACAAGTCTTGGTTCATCCATCGCATAGAAGTTTGCAATACATTTTGTGGAGAGAAAATCCACAAACTCCTATAAAAACATACCAATTAAACACCATCACATATGGTACTTCATCGGCTCCGTTCCTGGCAATTCGTTGTTTGAAATTCTTGGCAGATACCAACCAAGATCGCTTCAGTTTAGGTGCTTCATGTCTTAGAACAGACTTTTATGTGGACGATATGCTAACTGGGGCAGACGATTTAGAAACGTTAACTCGCAAAAGGAACGAAGTAGTCGCCATCTTGAATTCTGCTGGATTAGAGCTGTCAAAATGGAACAGCAATCATTGTTCCTTGATTCAAGAAGCTACAAGAAAAGAATTTAAGCTTACCGAATCAAACCTTACAAGTACTTTAGGTATAGCTTGGAATCCTAGTACTGATCAGTTCAGTTTTTCGTACAAACCGAACCAAACATATACGAGGTATACTAAAAGATCGATTCTCTCACTTGCGTCTTCACTTTTTGATCCAATGGGTTTGCTTAGTCCCATCATCATTCGAGCAAAGATAGTTCTCCAGCAGCTTTGGATAGAAAAGCTGGATTGGGATGACTCCATTCCAGAAGCAATCGAAGCAGAATGGCGTCAATTCATCAATGATCTTCACTCActacaaaatttgaat ACGCGTCAATGA